CCCTATCGCATCATCCACCAAGTCTGAActtcatttaatttgttgtAATTAAAGTAGAACATTTTCTCCAATCTCTGCTCTCAAGTGCTAATAATGAAGCAAGGGCAGAATAAAACAAACCGTCTCAAGAGTGAGATGTTGAGACGCAAGGGCCACCTTGCGTCATCCCCTTGTTCCTCACAAGATCTCTTGAGAGTATGCAGTCTCAAGTCTTAATTATGAGGGGGGCGCAACCATGTGTCTATGAAAAACAAATCCTCCATTACACAGGAGAGAACAGCTTCACCTGGTGCGACAGAACTAGGAATTCATTTTTCATCATAAACACGTTCAACCAGTAACAAAACGAGACTTTTGTTTTAACATCGCTGAGACTGCTGTTCCCTGTTCCCAGATCTTTCCATGGCTTATCTGCTTAAGCCGCGGGGGCTGACATCGAGAAATGACGCGCAAATCTTATTTCAACGTGGCCGGGCCGGGCTCAGATGGCtgttaaatctcattttcccaCTAACGGCGGCGTCTTACCACGTTTAACTCGCAACCAAGAAGAGCGAGGATTTTCTGTACTGAATGGTCTCAGTCATACTTACTGTATCAGTAAAACCTTAAAATACTGCTTGGCCCAACTTTAGCATGTTGCTATGCTAATCACAAAGGTAAATCCTGAACATAATTACAGTAAAACACTTGACGATCACTTACATGTTCGTCGTGTTATCCTGTCGACTCAAATCCTCCACAAGCATATCAAGAGTTCCTGGAGACAGACAGAAGAAATGTCAGTCGAGACCTGGCACAATAAAGATTGCCAATAGACCAAAAGCTTAGCAGATTAGCAGGAAATTTGGCATTTTGACAGTTTTTACAAGAGAGCAGAAGCTTTTCTGAGTGCAACATTAATATGCAAAGCTATAACTTCCTGTTTGTGTCAACTCATTCTTACAAGTCTAGGTTCTCTTTTGATTCAAAAAGAGGATTAAAGAGTCCATCGAATTGAACCAAATTATTCCACTTGTAATGTATTGATATGTATCACATCGTCTTTTATTAGGAAATGTGCGTTCTCGGTGGCACTGTAGTTCCGCGTGCTTCCAACTTGGGTCATTGCATTCTATTAGTTCACCACTAGTTGGCATAAGATGATACACACTGTCCCTTTAAAAATCAAACCATCCATGAATCTTATTGAACCACATCTCTCGAGATATGTATCAAATTATCTTTCATTGGAACCATGTACACTCGTGATATACGTTTTCTCTCAATCCAAGTCATATGGAATaaaccacacaaaaaaacaccctGGGGTGGGTTGGTCGCCTGCTTAGAACTTAACAGTGCCTCGTTCCTCTTAGCATGGTTTGGTTAGTCAAACTTCACTTAGCAGCTGCTGCCAACACATAGTGACTTCTGACAGGGGCCCCCAGGGGGCTCCATGGGCGGGCCTGCTGCAGCATAAAATACAGTGCTCAGTGCACTGATAAATGTTTATGCTACTTTATTTAGCTTTCAGTAAAATCTCTGCCACTTGCtcacaagcgcacacacaaacacaaacacacaaaatattattcacaattgcATGGGTTCCTCCGCTCTTGGACAAATTTTCTGGTTCATTCATTCCTCTTAGAAGTGACAAGGAGCATCTGTTCTAAGGGTCTGCCTCTAGCAAGAATGAAAACAAGAGTCACAAACTCATGAAAATTTACTTAATGTGTCACGATTGTTTGGCTGCGCTTCATCTAGCCGACAATATGCTCGGACCCTCACAGCAAATACACCACCACTGGCTCACATAGCTGCTCCAAACATACACGCAGACTTGCTTGCCCCTCCTGGTTATGGGATCATGTTCGACTCAGTTTGCCAGAAAATTTTAGCTCAGTCATGGTAAGCTTAAAGTGCAATGTGTCCTACTTCCCGGttgttttaaatgcatttgtgGTCAGAATCAACGCGGCTCTGGCACGACAGTCCGAGGCGTTCTCAACATCTGCCACTTGATCTTTCGGCAAACCAATGAATGAATTACAAGCTAAGGGCTGCTTGAAAACTCATCTTGTGACGGATGGAGAGAGGGAATATAAGTTTGACTGGGATAGCTTTGCAGCTGATGGCAGCCACTTTGAAGAATTAATTAGATTCTCGAGCAGACGCTTGCTTCAGCTGTGGCCCAGAACCGGCATAGtttgagaaaataaatattctcTGACATGCACTCAGTGTTGAAGGATCTCGCACACTAGAGCTCAGCTGGTGTCTGTCTCCTATTAAAGGCGTTAGTAGATGTGAGGAAAAATTATTGAGGGCATAAAGAATGATGGACAGGCTGTTataaaaattgaaaaagaatattgtagcagcattttttttgtcttgttacATCCAATATTATTAAGGTTTCTCATTCTGATTGTTATGGAATATTCATGTccgataagttttttttttttttttttttaaattcatatggTCCACATGGGGCCTATTATGGGTACAATGTAATGTCAGCTTCCAACTTCAAGTTGCTCTCAATCATGATtattgttaataataataataaaatttgttattattattattggttaCCAGTTATTTCATTTAAATCAACATGTCATGCCAAACCGTATCATCATTCGCACCACAAATAAGTGACAATTTGAGCACAAAGTATTGTAGTAGCTAAACAGTGGATTTGCTTGAACACGACACTCGGGAGCATGCATGTCATCTGCTTTTGGACATAGGCTACCTTTGGTCAGATTTGAGAACTCTCTCGGATTCCATCCATCCTGCGTTAGGCGTTTTCTCACCAGCTTATATGACATCTGTCACAACAAACTAAGCCTCTCCACACTGAGCGAGACCTCGTAGGCAACCCACAGACACTGAGGCCGGAGACAGCACGCAAGCATACGAGCCATGGGGTCATGGTTTGAGTTTGGAATAGATCTGAAGTGACAAAAGCTAATCCCAGAATTTTTCAGAACCACCTCGTATATATTTAGaagtaaatacaaataaaaaggaTTTAATTGCAATATAAAAAATGATCAAGTGTAGTGCTGTAGCAATACCACAAAGATAATATTCCGGCATATTACCGCAATGACATTATTTGCAGGGGGCTGACACATCAAATACTTTACAGCCTTCTAATGAGCTCCCAGGCCATTTGAGGTCAAGCCAAATGGCTCTAGGGTGTTTCTTTGGGATGAGAGACAGCTGTCGACATTCACTTGCAGGCCAATTACGATTTATTTTGATGGCATTGCCTTGAATCTTTTTACTGTAACAAACTTAAATAACAACGGCCGACCCGGATACAACAAACAGCTGTGCCATATATTCTGGTTTTGAAATTACAATAATGTTGATTTGATTGGCGCTCAGTTTCTCTCTGAGAAAGGGCAACTTGATATGCTGATGATTATCCTTGTAGTTTGCAGTAGTGTGGAAGTGCACCTCCAAAAGCTGATGGCGTGTTTAATAGTATGACGCCTCTCATTTGCGTTTGGGATGCACGGTAAAGTGGCTTGTCAGTTTGTGCAACGTCACTGCACGGTACGATCACAAGTTTAAATCACTTGACTCCTTACCTTTTTAGTGTTTATATTCAGATTTTCTTAGAAATATACTGCATGGTTGTCTGCAATTCTGTCAAAATGGGGCGACGGCGTCATTACTTCCTGCTTTCCAACCAAGTGACATTCCGGGTGATAAATTCGAGTCTCACGCCGCGTCCTCTACGAGCGCGAATCATCTTGAAATTACTTTGCAATTCAACCAATCACATACTGGCCCCGCCCACCGCCCCATTGATTGGTAAGTTCCACGTTACCAATATTTGTTACGCACATACATGTTACATGTTACCGTTCAGTGACTTTGATTGCACGTAATTTGCAgcgtcatgaaaaaaaatcaatccaaaTGATTAATGAATGAATGCTGCCAATAATGCCATagttaaatatatataaaaaaatatccgTTGATTTTGGGAAGTTCTCAAgtgtgattaaataaataaataaataaataaataaataaataaaaagctatAATGATGATCATATGCATGCATATATTCTTGTCTTATTCTTAGTAGGAAAATAAATCAGGTGAAGCATGAACATAACCAAAAAAACGACACCAGTAATAACAAGAACAGGAAACATGTAGGACCTGACTCAAGCGTATTTTATTGAACATTGATAACTGTTAAAAACATGTATAAAATTGGTCCTGTTTCAGAAACAAGGCACGCATCGTcagtcaaagttcagtgttCATGTCATTATTAGCATTTATCATATATCAGCACATTCCATCTCAGTGTGTCTATAATAGTAGTATCAAGCATTCACTAATATAAAAACATATTCCaataggggattttttttctcccccccacaGAGGTTAAAATTTTATTCCGAGCAGCAAGACAATATTCATGCAACGATGGGAGGGGTGGAGGAGAAAATGGGAGCTGACGGGCTCATGGGGTCTTCAATAGTAGGTCTCTTGTTCCACCCAACCTGGAAACACAGGAGGACATATTACCAGGTTGCAATGTCATAGTTTCTTCAACTTAACATGAGCTCGCAGAAGCAAAGATAAGCAAAGCACGGTTCCTCAGCTCACCTCCTGGGCTGCGTCTGATGATCAGCTTGCGGATTTCGTCATAGATAAAGATGAGCAGGGAGTATGGGAAGGCGCAGAACCACCAGTTGACCCTGGAACAAACAAGCACAAGGCAATCAGATACTGCGTTGCGAGGCGGGAACGTCATGAATCTCTGGGATCCCGTTCACCTGAGAGGGTACATTCTTAGAGCCACATCCATGCCAGGGCAGTAGGAGAGTAAGGCAGCCAGGGCAGTCTCCTCAAACAGCCCAAAGATCAAGATCTTGTTCCTGGATAATGTAAATGAAGATGGACGTGAAGTTCAAGTCGTTTCCTTCTTTAAGTATTCCACTAACCTCATTCCCTGCTGGAAGACAGAGTTCCTCCTGGTCTTGCAGATGATCAGATCAGCCCACTGTACGATGACAATGCTGGCAAAGAAGGCGGTGTGGCAGGTGAACTCGACGATCTTTCTCTGCTCATACgtctgcgcgcacacacacacaggcggcaAAATGACGACGGGGAATGTCGGAGGTCACCGTGCCAATGTTATTGGACGTACCCATTGCTGCCCGTAACTGTCTTCCAGATCGTTGCAGTACTTGTTGTCCCAGGACACGCGGATGCCCAACaatgtgcgaggcagaaagccATTCTCAGCCAAGATGACAAAGTAGGTGAAGAAACCCGCAAGGGCCTGGATCATGCCTGCAAGCGTTGACATGATTGGAGAACGACAACCTCATGGTCACGATGGCGGCAGAGCGTAAAACTAAATTTGAGATCAATACCTAATTTCGTTAAGCCATTAGTCTGGAGTTCCTTAGAACAAATTTAGACAAAACATTTGTCATTCTACAGATAATCAAGTCAATGGATCCATTATGACGTTAGGTTGAAAACAATCCTAAATCCTCCAGTCGATAAATTACGAGATACCAACGAGATGAAGAACAGTGGACTTGTAATATTTGTCCATTTGGGGAAATTGTTTAAACATGAAAATGCACTAAATGATTTACTGTATCAAATATTCTGATGGTTCCACAGTCCTATtttgtgtatgtatttattttttatagttTAGGCCACTCAATCAAGCAGGTCAACCCTATTCCTGGCTTTTTACGGAACTCAAACGCAAGGTTTTCTTTCAGCGTGGGCTTATTTCTGGTTTATGTTTCACGGCCATTTATCTCAGAAGACCTAGATCCATAaccaccagaaaaaaaaaatcacaaggacACAGTAGAGAACTCACGATGGTAACCTTAGTTTGAAATTTACCGATCTGTCCGTAGGCGATGCTGATGAGTCGCTCGTTCACCAGTTTATCAGTTTTGGGATTTCTGGGTTGCCTCTTCATGATGTCGCTCTCGGCTGCTTCGTAAGCCAGTGAGATAGCAGGAACCTGAAAGGCGGTATACGATATTTAGCTATGCAAAGTCACAGACACGACACCGCTTGATGTCAGACACCCACCATGTCAGTTCCCAGGTCGATACAAAGGATGGTGACGGTACCCAGAGGTAGAGGGATGCTGGCGAtaatgaagaggaggaagggggTGATCTCAGGAATGTTACTGGTCAGAGTGTAAGCGATGGACTTCTTCAAGTTGTCAAAGATCAAACGTCCTGATGAGTAGGACAAGCACACCTCAATGGCGCTAGTAAAAATGTTTGGCACAAACAGTTCAGAGGGAACATTACCTTCTTCAACTCCAGTAACGATGGAAGCAAAGTTGTCATCCAGCAGGATCATGTCAGCCGCCTGCTTGGAGACGTCCGATCCGGCAATCCCCATGGCGACGCCGATGTCGGCTTTTTTCAGAGCCGGAGAGTCGTTGACGCCGTCACCGGTCACGGCAACGATGGCTCCCTGTATGGCGACGAGCGAACGACAGGAGCTGTCAGCACCTTGGCGAGAATTGTTATGCGTACGACTGAATGTCTGACCTGTCGCTGGCAACCCTCTACAATGATTAGCTTCTGTTGCGGGGAGGTTCTGGCAAAGACAATCTCGGTGTGGTACTTCAGGATGTCATCAAGCTGCTCTGGGCTCAAGTCTTTTAGGTCTCCACCATGGACAACACAAGCTTTAGCATCCCTGTAGCGAAGTTTAGGTCACTTTCATTTCAGTTGTGATTGAAAAGACGACTTTCATTTCCCTCAATCAGTACCTCGGGTTGACTTCATTGATTGGAATGTTGAGACGCGCAGCAATGTCCTCCACAGTCTCATTGCCTTCAGAAATGATGCCGACGCCCTTAGCAATGGCCTTAGCTGTGATTGGATGATCCCCCGTCACCATGATCACCTGAAATAAAAGCCTTGAGTTAACTTTGAATTATATCGAGAAAACTTTGTCAGTAGTAAGTGAGCAATAAAAGCAAACCTTGATTCCAGCGCTTCTGCATTTGCCGACGGCATCGGGCACAGCTGCTCGAGGCGGGTCAATCATGGATATGAGGCCGATGAAGCACAGCTTCTCAGTGGGGAAGTTGACCTCCTCAGTGTCGAAAGCAAAGCCTTCCGGGAACTGCTCATCGGGCAAATTATAATGGCAgaaacctacaaaaaaaaatggtcatgaTTCTTTCAACTGCACGATGAGTTGAGCAAACTTCCACTGATTCTTACCGAGCACTCTCTCTCCCAAACCTCCCAATTCGAGGTAAGCGTTCTGGAAGGCGTCCTTCATCTCGTCATCCAGAGGTTGCTCTTTGCCCTGGATCATGATGGCAGAGCAACGGTCCAAAATCCTCTCAGGGGCACCTTTCATAACCAGCAGATGGCTGGACTCATTTTCAGTTGAGATATTCTTGTGGATGGAAAGCTGGGAAACAAACGCGTCACCGTTTAGGCTCTTCTAATCTTCTAATTATCATCCTTTTTCGGATGGTACCTGGTACTTGTTGGTGGAGTTGAAAGGAATCTCTGCAATCTTGCTATTTTTCTCCCTCATCTCTTGGACAGATCCACAGCAGAGCTCAATACATTTCAGAAGGGCAGACTCTGAAGCATCACCAGCCACATCTCTCTAGAGGAAAAAACATTGAGCACCTCCTGTAAGGCCCGAGTGCAAGCCGTTCAGTTTTCCTTTCGGAAAGGCTAGACGTCTATAAAGAAAGGAAATTGCCTATGGCCTTATTTCTTTACTGTCTTATCCACCAGGAAGAATGAAAGTAGCAAACACATGGTTGGAGTACTAATCTTAGATCTGTTATGAGACAGAAGTGAAgccaagaaaaataaacagtgGCGAGAACATTGTTTGCTACGCTAAGTCGGCAGTTCTAAATTAGTATCTCTTAATTGGCGCCAAAATAAAAGAGCAAGCTGTGTATATTTGTGGGAGAACATAATTATATCCCTCATGAATAGGCATCATTGATACGGTGCCATTTTGAGAAAGCTGAAATGAAACCTTTAGGATGGCAATGTTGCTCTGCTCTGCCAGGAAGACGGCACGGTTACAGAGTCCGGCGATTCTGGCCAGGGCACCCCAGGTGGCAGAGCTCTTGTCAAAGGATGTCCCGCTTTGGTTCTCAGTCGTGTCCGCCTCGTGGATCTGGTTGTCGAACCACATGTGGGCAACCGTCATCCTGTTTTGGGTCAAGGTGCCGGTCTTGTCTGAGCAGATGGTGGAGGTGGAGCCCAGCGTCTCGACGGCTTCCAAATTCTTCACCAAGCAGTTCTTCTTGGCCATACGCTTGGCAGTCAGAGTCAGACATACCTAAAGACGAGAAGTCGATTAGATGCTGAGAGCCCACTGAGGTCGGGCAAAGGTTTGGGACTCACAGTGACGGTAGCCAGGAGACCCTCCGGCACGTTGGCCACGATGATGccgatgaggaagatgacggctTCCAACCATGAGTAGCCCAGAATGAGAGATAGGACAAAGAAGGACACGCCCAGGAAGACGGCAACGCCAGTGATGAGTTGGATGAAGTGCTCAATCTCAATGGAGATGGGAGTGCGCCCAACTTCGAGTCCTGACGCAAGCGTGGCAATGCGACCCATGACGGTCCGGTCACCGGTGCTGATCACAATGCCTCGAGCAGTTCCTGTCGAGGTTAACTAAGTTCAAGTTTCCGTGCTTTGGAGCGTTTTTTGCTTGACGTAACCTTCCGACATACCTTCGACACagttggtggagaagaaagcaaTGTTCCTGGTCTCTAACGGGTTCTCATTGGAGAAATCTGGAGTACGTGTCTGCGGCTCTGATTCTCCCGTCAGCGAAGAGTTGTCCACCTGAGAATCATCACATTGCCTGTGAATGATGAGTTAATTCCACGTTTctgctgtctttcttttttacctTGCAGCCATGGGCGGAAATGATTCGCAGGTCGGCGGGAATGCGGTCACCGCCTTTCACCTCGACTAAATCGCCGATGACTACTTCTTCTGCATTAATGCTTTTCTTTTCACCATCGCGGACAACCAGTGCTTGCTTTCAGACGCACATGACGGACCCAGTCAATTATGGAAGATTTAAACGAGACAGTGGAAAATAAGGTGTGAAATAAAAAGCCACCTGAGGGACCAGGTTTTTGAAGGAGTCCATGATCTTTGAGCTCTTGGCCTCTTGATAGTAGGAGAAGCAACCAGTGATGATGACCACAGCAGAGAGCACAACACCCAAGTAcaactgaaaaatatttttgacatcAAGACTTCCACACCACAACAACAATAGAAATGCTTTCATCCTTTCATTACGTTATCATTGGCCGGGTCATCCTCCATGGCGGCCTGGATACCGTAAGCCAGGAAGCAAAGGATGGCCCCGGTCCACAGGAGCATGGAGAAACCTCCAAACATCTGCATGAATCCAAGTAATTATGTAAAAATGGATGCACTAATTTTAACTAAACTAGGACGTAACGTCAAGCGCGTTTGGAGCAAGCTGTTACCTGTTTACAGAACTTGACCCACTCTGGGGTGGTGGGGGGAGGTGTGAGGGCATTGGGACCATCTCGGGCCAGATTCTCAGCCGCCTTAGCATTAGTCAAACCCTAATGAGGCACGAAGACAAGTTAAGTTAAAAAGCGTCACTATGCTTCGTCCTCTCCTGTAAACAACCATAAAGAACTCAGAACTAGCTCACTGTGACCACACACATTTATGCCCAGGGAGACCGAAGATGATTTACCTAGCGACAGAAAAGGGTCATCCCCTTCATGAGCGCAGAGAGAAATGTAGCGGTAGATGATAAAATAGggtcacccaaaaaaaataaaaatcagggcACAGGGTATTTTCTATGGCTAATAAATTATTCATGATTCATTAGCattgcacacacatgcagagcCTGAAGACCCCACGTTTAAAGGCACTGATTAACTATTCTGCTTGATCTTTACTGCATGAGCCGGAGAACATTTGCATGAACAAAAGCTCTAGCTGGGCCGCACACCATTAGGCAGGCTGGTGGTTGGGATGCATAAATGCCAATTGTCCCAAATGTGAAATTAGTTTTAGATTAATGTTGCATagta
This region of Syngnathus typhle isolate RoL2023-S1 ecotype Sweden linkage group LG2, RoL_Styp_1.0, whole genome shotgun sequence genomic DNA includes:
- the LOC133149825 gene encoding sodium/potassium-transporting ATPase subunit alpha-1 yields the protein MDELKKEVDMDDHKLTLDELNRKYGTDLSNGLTNAKAAENLARDGPNALTPPPTTPEWVKFCKQMFGGFSMLLWTGAILCFLAYGIQAAMEDDPANDNLYLGVVLSAVVIITGCFSYYQEAKSSKIMDSFKNLVPQQALVVRDGEKKSINAEEVVIGDLVEVKGGDRIPADLRIISAHGCKVDNSSLTGESEPQTRTPDFSNENPLETRNIAFFSTNCVEGTARGIVISTGDRTVMGRIATLASGLEVGRTPISIEIEHFIQLITGVAVFLGVSFFVLSLILGYSWLEAVIFLIGIIVANVPEGLLATVTVCLTLTAKRMAKKNCLVKNLEAVETLGSTSTICSDKTGTLTQNRMTVAHMWFDNQIHEADTTENQSGTSFDKSSATWGALARIAGLCNRAVFLAEQSNIAILKRDVAGDASESALLKCIELCCGSVQEMREKNSKIAEIPFNSTNKYQLSIHKNISTENESSHLLVMKGAPERILDRCSAIMIQGKEQPLDDEMKDAFQNAYLELGGLGERVLGFCHYNLPDEQFPEGFAFDTEEVNFPTEKLCFIGLISMIDPPRAAVPDAVGKCRSAGIKVIMVTGDHPITAKAIAKGVGIISEGNETVEDIAARLNIPINEVNPRDAKACVVHGGDLKDLSPEQLDDILKYHTEIVFARTSPQQKLIIVEGCQRQGAIVAVTGDGVNDSPALKKADIGVAMGIAGSDVSKQAADMILLDDNFASIVTGVEEGRLIFDNLKKSIAYTLTSNIPEITPFLLFIIASIPLPLGTVTILCIDLGTDMVPAISLAYEAAESDIMKRQPRNPKTDKLVNERLISIAYGQIGMIQALAGFFTYFVILAENGFLPRTLLGIRVSWDNKYCNDLEDSYGQQWTYEQRKIVEFTCHTAFFASIVIVQWADLIICKTRRNSVFQQGMRNKILIFGLFEETALAALLSYCPGMDVALRMYPLRVNWWFCAFPYSLLIFIYDEIRKLIIRRSPGGWVEQETYY